A DNA window from Desertibacillus haloalkaliphilus contains the following coding sequences:
- a CDS encoding SDR family oxidoreductase produces MDLQLQGKSVLVLASSKGLGKAVATKYAQEGARVMITSRDEESLSATANEIKEATGAEVNSFVCDIKDGEQVKQLVAKTVELYGTVDVLINNAGGPPAGTFDKFEDEQWQHAFELNLLSFVRAIREVLPHMRKQNRGHIVNIASSSIKQPIDNLLLSNTFRAGILGLSKSLSQEFASDNILINTVGPGRIATDRVAELDEVKANNTGLSYEDVKKQAEASIPLGRYGEPEEFANTICYLGSPANSYVTGQAITVDGGMTKAF; encoded by the coding sequence ATGGACTTACAGTTACAAGGGAAGTCAGTGCTTGTTTTAGCATCTAGTAAAGGTTTAGGGAAAGCGGTTGCGACAAAATACGCTCAAGAGGGCGCGCGTGTGATGATCACAAGCCGCGACGAGGAATCATTATCAGCAACAGCAAATGAAATCAAAGAAGCTACAGGTGCTGAAGTGAATTCATTCGTTTGTGATATTAAAGATGGCGAGCAAGTGAAGCAATTAGTGGCAAAAACAGTTGAGCTATACGGTACCGTTGACGTGCTTATCAACAATGCAGGTGGACCACCAGCAGGGACTTTCGATAAATTCGAAGACGAGCAGTGGCAGCATGCGTTTGAACTGAACCTGCTTAGCTTCGTCCGTGCGATCCGCGAAGTTTTACCACATATGCGTAAGCAAAACCGTGGTCATATTGTCAACATTGCTTCATCATCGATCAAGCAACCAATCGATAATTTACTATTATCAAACACATTCCGTGCAGGGATTTTAGGGCTATCAAAAAGCTTATCGCAAGAGTTTGCATCTGATAACATCCTTATTAACACGGTTGGACCTGGCCGTATTGCCACAGACCGTGTCGCTGAACTTGATGAGGTAAAAGCTAATAACACAGGACTCAGCTATGAGGACGTGAAAAAACAAGCAGAAGCAAGCATCCCATTAGGACGCTACGGTGAACCAGAAGAATTTGCAAACACGATTTGCTACCTTGGCTCACCAGCGAACTCGTACGTAACAGGCCAAGCCATTACGGTTGATGGTGGTATGACAAAAGCATTTTAA
- a CDS encoding sulfite exporter TauE/SafE family protein, producing the protein MEWVLLVIIGLAAGTLGSLMGLGGGIIIVPALMVLSGYTAILSGMTPQVAVGTSLLIMIFTGLSSTLAYIKQKKVDYRSGLLFFIGSGPGAIFGVWLNKDINVDTFLVYFGIFIVFVSFVLMVRKHLKPLKIRQKGIKRTYINESGEEIEYGYQPVLAIAISFVVGMFSGLFGIGGGSLMVPAMILLFGFPAHTAVATSMFMIFLSSIVSSISHISLGNVDWLYALALVPGAWFGGKLGAYINQRLANDTVVHLLRLMLIIIGVRLIWQGITG; encoded by the coding sequence ATGGAATGGGTATTATTAGTGATTATCGGCTTAGCGGCCGGTACGTTAGGCAGTTTAATGGGACTTGGTGGCGGAATTATCATCGTTCCTGCATTAATGGTTCTAAGCGGTTATACGGCAATTTTATCTGGGATGACACCGCAAGTGGCGGTTGGAACATCATTGTTAATTATGATTTTTACCGGGTTATCCTCAACGCTAGCATACATAAAGCAGAAGAAGGTTGATTATCGCAGTGGGCTACTTTTTTTTATTGGTAGTGGTCCCGGGGCCATTTTTGGCGTATGGTTAAATAAGGATATTAATGTAGACACGTTCCTCGTCTATTTTGGGATTTTTATCGTGTTTGTTTCGTTTGTCTTGATGGTTCGTAAGCACTTGAAACCATTGAAGATAAGGCAAAAAGGGATTAAGCGAACCTATATTAACGAATCAGGAGAAGAGATTGAATACGGATATCAGCCGGTTCTGGCAATCGCGATTTCATTTGTTGTCGGGATGTTCTCAGGCTTATTTGGCATTGGTGGCGGTTCGCTCATGGTGCCAGCGATGATCTTGCTGTTTGGCTTTCCGGCCCATACGGCCGTGGCGACCTCAATGTTTATGATTTTCTTATCCTCGATCGTGAGCTCGATTTCCCATATCAGCTTAGGAAATGTCGATTGGCTGTATGCGCTCGCACTAGTCCCAGGCGCATGGTTTGGCGGCAAGCTTGGTGCTTATATTAATCAGCGCTTAGCGAATGATACTGTTGTTCATTTGCTGCGACTGATGTTAATCATCATCGGTGTGCGTTTAATTTGGCAAGGCATCACCGGTTAA
- a CDS encoding bifunctional metallophosphatase/5'-nucleotidase, with the protein MAIRQLHIYHVNDLHSHLEQWPSIVAFFNKQRDIHELQNEEALFFDIGDHADRFHPVTEATSGKANVELMNEAGLDYATIGNNEGITFSKQQLNQLYDDANFPVLVANLFDGEERPHWAQPYEIRELDSGLKVAVIGMTVAFYPFYKKLGWEVSDAFEILPPLLEEVRAQADLVILVSHLGLNKDEELARHCEGIDIILGAHTHHLLKNGKVVEDTLIGQAGKFGHYLGQMLIRYDDETGEIVDYNLGTVEVGQQAPDQHTSDCLERLKIEADQILSEPVTTLSEALPVSWYEPSPFPELLAEALKEWCDAEISMVNAGVLLASLPAGDVTKGDLHRICPHPINPCKLTLKGSLLKETIQHAFTEKMINLELKGYGFRGKVLGVMAFSGVDVRLKVLADGMNHVESITVLGEPLDAERDYELATVDMYTFGRLYPAIAAAADKEYFMPEMLRDLLAWKLQKI; encoded by the coding sequence GTGGCAATTAGACAACTTCATATTTACCATGTAAATGATTTGCATAGCCACCTTGAGCAGTGGCCCTCGATTGTTGCATTCTTTAACAAGCAACGAGACATTCACGAGCTCCAAAACGAAGAGGCGTTATTCTTTGACATTGGAGATCATGCCGATCGTTTTCATCCGGTTACCGAAGCAACGAGCGGCAAGGCGAATGTTGAGTTAATGAATGAGGCAGGGCTTGATTATGCGACGATCGGGAACAATGAAGGAATTACTTTTTCAAAACAACAGCTCAATCAGCTTTACGATGATGCCAACTTTCCGGTTCTCGTCGCTAACCTTTTTGATGGAGAGGAGCGTCCGCATTGGGCACAGCCTTATGAGATTCGTGAACTAGATAGTGGCTTGAAGGTTGCCGTGATTGGGATGACGGTTGCGTTTTACCCGTTTTATAAAAAATTAGGCTGGGAAGTCAGCGATGCCTTTGAAATTCTCCCACCGTTGTTAGAGGAAGTTCGTGCTCAGGCGGACCTTGTCATTCTCGTCTCACATCTTGGTTTGAATAAGGACGAGGAATTGGCGCGTCATTGTGAGGGAATTGATATCATCCTTGGTGCCCATACGCACCATCTGTTGAAAAATGGAAAGGTCGTTGAGGACACGTTAATTGGTCAAGCAGGGAAATTTGGTCATTATTTAGGTCAAATGCTGATTCGTTATGATGACGAGACGGGCGAGATCGTTGACTATAACCTTGGAACCGTTGAAGTCGGTCAACAAGCCCCAGATCAGCACACGAGTGATTGCCTTGAGCGTCTAAAAATCGAGGCTGATCAGATTCTCAGTGAGCCAGTGACGACCTTATCAGAAGCACTTCCTGTCTCATGGTACGAACCGTCTCCGTTTCCAGAGCTGTTGGCTGAGGCGCTGAAAGAGTGGTGCGATGCAGAGATTAGTATGGTCAATGCTGGCGTTCTGCTTGCAAGCTTGCCGGCTGGTGATGTTACAAAAGGTGATCTTCACCGCATTTGTCCTCACCCGATCAATCCATGTAAGCTAACCTTAAAAGGAAGCTTGTTAAAGGAAACGATTCAGCATGCGTTCACGGAAAAAATGATCAACCTTGAGCTAAAAGGGTATGGTTTCCGTGGCAAAGTGCTTGGTGTCATGGCGTTTAGCGGTGTTGATGTTCGTTTGAAGGTGTTAGCTGATGGCATGAATCATGTCGAATCAATCACTGTTCTCGGTGAACCGCTCGATGCCGAACGTGACTATGAGCTTGCAACCGTTGATATGTATACATTCGGGCGCTTATATCCCGCGATTGCAGCGGCAGCAGACAAGGAGTATTTTATGCCAGAAATGCTTCGTGACCTGCTCGCTTGGAAGCTTCAGAAAATATAA